One genomic window of Daphnia pulex isolate KAP4 chromosome 12, ASM2113471v1 includes the following:
- the LOC124208499 gene encoding uncharacterized protein LOC124208499 isoform X1 translates to MNKVLVFQSCKESIYVELESEEPDDLLSKQITEPINKTPSPVIEQVKEAKASLSSSGSLSRRSLKFESLATKEDPSTIQPIVDDLLLINEAEVEDTPPSENDSIDEKSTEENNEEETHEELSAKSRILTHSLPESSKSSSRKSGKIRINPTNQYPALNIVSVALSSVCS, encoded by the exons ATGAATAAAGTTCTTGTCTTTCAGAGCTGTAAAG AATCCATTTATGTAGAATTGGAATCGGAAGAACCTGACGACCTCTTGTCTAAGCAAATTACGGAACCCATCAACAAAACTCCATCTCCCGTCATAGAGCAGGTCAAAGAAGCTAAAGCATCGTTGTCATCATCTGGAAGCCTCTCACGAAGAAGTCTTAAATTTGAGTCTCTGGCCACCAAAGAGGATCCTAGTACGATTCAACCAATTGTGGATGATCTACTATTGATCAACGAAGct GAAGTGGAGGACACTCCACCAAGTGAAAACGATTCCATAGACGAAAAGTctacagaagaaaataatgaggAAGAAACGCACGAAGAGTTATCTGCGAAGTCGAGAATACTAACGCATTCTTTGCCTGAATCCAGCAAGTCTAGTTCCCGCAAATCAGGAAAAATTAGGATTAATCCAACAAACCAATATCCTGCTCTTAATATAGTTAGTGTTGCTCTTAGTTCAGTGTGTTCATGA
- the LOC124209075 gene encoding uncharacterized protein LOC124209075 encodes MIEYNALRDAICYGREGQSKDSLNAMVGTLIDYFILPQEQAEYSLSGRACRSIPNSKPKKPFPVSTIDAMTNFILPRWKTWHNNDLSKEQIKAAITAKLVNSHSKTKKKNLKGQQQNVEDDIFGGEANNNGLLDNNQQIEENDSA; translated from the exons ATGATCGAGTACAATGCTCTGCGTGATGCAATTTGTTACGGGAGAGAAGGTCAATCGAAGGATTCGCTCAATGCAATGGTGGGAActttaattgattattttatccTGCCCCAAGAGCAAGCTGAATACTCTCTCAGTGGTCGTGCATGCCGTTCAATCCCGAACAGTAAGCCAAAGAAGCCGTTCCCGGTCTCTACCATAGATGCTATGACCA ATTTCATTCTTCCGAGATGGAAGACATGGCACAACAATGATCTTTCCAAGGAACAAATTAAGGCCGCCATAACCGCAAAGCTTGTGAATAGCCActcaaaaacaaagaagaagaatttaaaagGGCAGCAGCAAAACGTTGAAGATGACATATTTGGTGGTGAAGCTAATAACAATGGATTGCTTGATAACAACCagcaaatagaagaaaatgacTCAGCCTAA
- the LOC124208499 gene encoding uncharacterized protein LOC124208499 isoform X2 — MNKVLVFQSCKELESEEPDDLLSKQITEPINKTPSPVIEQVKEAKASLSSSGSLSRRSLKFESLATKEDPSTIQPIVDDLLLINEAEVEDTPPSENDSIDEKSTEENNEEETHEELSAKSRILTHSLPESSKSSSRKSGKIRINPTNQYPALNIVSVALSSVCS, encoded by the exons ATGAATAAAGTTCTTGTCTTTCAGAGCTGTAAAG AATTGGAATCGGAAGAACCTGACGACCTCTTGTCTAAGCAAATTACGGAACCCATCAACAAAACTCCATCTCCCGTCATAGAGCAGGTCAAAGAAGCTAAAGCATCGTTGTCATCATCTGGAAGCCTCTCACGAAGAAGTCTTAAATTTGAGTCTCTGGCCACCAAAGAGGATCCTAGTACGATTCAACCAATTGTGGATGATCTACTATTGATCAACGAAGct GAAGTGGAGGACACTCCACCAAGTGAAAACGATTCCATAGACGAAAAGTctacagaagaaaataatgaggAAGAAACGCACGAAGAGTTATCTGCGAAGTCGAGAATACTAACGCATTCTTTGCCTGAATCCAGCAAGTCTAGTTCCCGCAAATCAGGAAAAATTAGGATTAATCCAACAAACCAATATCCTGCTCTTAATATAGTTAGTGTTGCTCTTAGTTCAGTGTGTTCATGA